Sequence from the Ereboglobus luteus genome:
AAGTTACGGATGTGGCGCGTCACCATCACTTGGTTCGCCTGCTGGAAATATTGCTTATACATGAAGTCGTCCGTGATCTGCGTGGGCAGCGCGTTGAACGCCACCCGCTCCAAATGGTCGGCGAAGGCCGTGTCGCCGGTGATGCCGAGTATTGTCTCGAGCGAATACATCAACTCCACCGCCGAGCACAGCTCGGAGCCTTGCGTGGGATTGCTGCCGTGCAGCGCCTCGTCGCCGCCATACATGCCCTGCGCGTGCCCGTTGAACTTGCGCAGGTCGGCGAATCCCTTGCGCACGGCGTCGAGGTATTTTTTCTCGGGATGCTGCTGATAATACACCGCGGGCTCCTTGATGCCTTGCGCGAGGTTGACGCAGTGAATGCTCGCGAAGCGCGCAAGGTCCTCGCCCTTGAGAAACATCCCCGTGAAGTCATGCCCCTGCTTGTGGAGCAGGTCGGCAAGCTCCAGCAAAAATCCGTCGCCCGTTATATTATACAACCAATACACAACTTGAATATTGTCGCACACGCGGAACCGCGCCCAAAAAGTCCAATTGCCCAACGGTTTCTCGGGAAGCGTTTTTAGTTGGTATTGAAAATACCGCGTCATAAAACCGATCACGCGCTCGTCGCCCGTCGCCGAATGGTGCTGTTGCAGGATTTTCAGGACCACCATGCGCGGCCACCAATCCTCGGCATTCGTGCGCTGCAACCCCGGCTCGCGTCCGTAGTTTTTGGCGGGGCCGAAAAAACCGTCCTCGCGCTGGCTCGCAAGCGCCCACTCAACCCAGGGGCGCGCCTTTTCCTTCAGCGCCTCGTCATCCAAAATGTGCGCAAGAGGAAGCAGTCCGTCGATCCAGTAGGGGCCGCGCTCCCATTGGTCGCCGTCGCCGCCGAGCCAGCCGTTGCGCGGGCCCATCACCTGCGGATACAGCGTGTCCATTTGTCCCGTCGCGCCGGTTTTCTGGCGTTTCAGCATCTCGTGCAACCAGCCCTTCGCCTTGATGCTCCCGAGCGGAAGCTCGACGTAGGGTTTCCGCGCCAGCGGAAAACGATTGTTCGGATAATTGTATTCCGCCGACGCGCGCGCGCCGCCCAGGCACAGGGCGAGCGCGAGCACCAGCAACAACGGGGCTTGGGCTGTTTTCATGGGGATGATTTGTGAATTGTTGGGATTCTGAAAAAATATTCCTCGCCCCTCAGGCATCAGCCGGGAGCGGCGGGCAGCTGCAAACGAGATTTCGATCGCCGTAAACATTGTCCACGCGGCCAACAGACGGCCAGAACTTGTGCTCGCGCACCCACGCGGTCGGGAACGCCGCCTGCTCGCGCGAATAGGGCCGGTCCCATGTGTCCGCGCAGACGACCTTCGCCGTGTGCGGCGCGTTTTTCAGGACGTTGTTCGTCTTGTCCGCGCGGCCCTCGACGACGTCCGCGATTTCCTTCGCGATCGCGATGAGCGCGTCGCAGAAACGGTCCAGCTCGACGAGCGATTCGCTTTCCGTCGGCTCGATCATGAGCGTGCCGGGCACGGGGAAACTCATCGTCGGCGCATGGTAGTTGTAATCCTGCAGGCGCTTCGCGATGTCGTCCACCTCGATGCCGTGCTTCTTGAACTGGCGGCAGTCGATAATGCACTCGTGCGCGACATGGCCCGTCGCGCCCTTGTAGAGAATCGGGTAGTGCGCGTCGAGCCGGCGCGCGATGTAGTTGGCGTTGAGGATCGCGAGCTTCGTCGCCATGGTGAGCCCCGCCGCGCCCATCATGCGAATATACATCCACGTGATCGGCTGCACGCTCGCGCTGCCGTGCGGCGCCGCGCTGACCGCGCCGGGCGTGTTGTATTGCGAGTGTCCGGGCAGGAACGGCGCGAGGTGTTTTGCCACGCCGATCGGGCCGACGCCCGGGCCGCCGCCGCCGTGCGGGATCGCGAAGGTTTTGTGCAGGTTGAGGTGGCAGACGTCCGCGCCGATGTGACCCGGCGAGGTGAGGCCGACTTGCGCGTTCATGTTCGCGCCGTCCATGTAAACCTGCCCGCCGTGCGAGTGCACGATGTCGCAAATCTCGCGAATCGGCGCCTCGAACACGCCGTGTGTCGAGGGATAGGTTACCATGATCGCCGCGAGGTTGTCCGCGTGCTCGGCGGCCTTGGCGCGAAGGTCGGCGACGTCGATGTTGCCCGCCGCGTCGCACGCCACGACGACCACTTTCATGCCCGCCATCACCGCCGTCGCGGGATTCGTGCCGTGCGCGCTGACCGGAATGAGGCAGATGTTGCGGCGCCCCTGCCCTTGCGCGATGAGGTAGCGGCGGATCGTGATGATGCCCGCATATTCGCCGTTCGCGCCGGAGTTCGGCTGGAGCGAAACCGCGGCGAAGCCGGTGATTTCCGCGAGCCAGGTTTCGAGGTCGGAAAACAACTTCTCGTAACCGCGCGCCTGCTCCGCCGGCGCAAACGGATGCAACGCCGCAAACTCCGGCCAGGTGATCGGGAGCATTTCGCTGGCGGCGTTGAGCTTCATCGTGCACGAGCCGAGCGAGATCATCGAATGGCAGAGCGACAGGTCGCGCGCCTCGAGCCGCTTGATGTAGCGCAGCATCTCGTGCTCGGTGTGGTAACTGTTGAAAACCGGATGCGTGAGAAACGCGCTGGTGCGGAAATGCGGATTGCGGATTGCGGATTGCGGAATGGGGGAGACGGATTTTCCGGCGATGATTTGGATGAGGTCCTCGACATCGGCGTCGGTTGTCGTCTCGTCGAGCGACACGCCGACGGTGCTCGCGTCGATTGCGCGGAGGTTGACTTGCTTCGCGGAGGCGCGGGCGTGAATGACGGACGCATCCACATTTTGGATACAAAGCGTGTCGAAAACCGGAGCGTCGTTCGTGGCGATGCCGGCGGCCTGAAGCGCGGACTGGAGGCGCAGTGTGTGCGCGTGCGCGCGGCGGGCGATTTTGCGCAATCCCTCCGGCCCGTGATACACGGCATACATCGACGCCATCACGGCGAGGAGCACTTGCGCGGTGCAAATGTTCGACGTGGCCTTGTCGCGGCGGATGTGCTGCTCGCGCGTGCCGAGCGCGAGGCGGAGCGCGGGGGCGCCCTGCGCGTCCTTCGACACGCCGACGAGTCGTCCGGGCATCTGGCGCTTGCAGGCGTCCTTGGTCGCCATGTAGCCGGCGTGCGGCCCGCCAAAACCCA
This genomic interval carries:
- a CDS encoding beta-L-arabinofuranosidase domain-containing protein — its product is MKTAQAPLLLVLALALCLGGARASAEYNYPNNRFPLARKPYVELPLGSIKAKGWLHEMLKRQKTGATGQMDTLYPQVMGPRNGWLGGDGDQWERGPYWIDGLLPLAHILDDEALKEKARPWVEWALASQREDGFFGPAKNYGREPGLQRTNAEDWWPRMVVLKILQQHHSATGDERVIGFMTRYFQYQLKTLPEKPLGNWTFWARFRVCDNIQVVYWLYNITGDGFLLELADLLHKQGHDFTGMFLKGEDLARFASIHCVNLAQGIKEPAVYYQQHPEKKYLDAVRKGFADLRKFNGHAQGMYGGDEALHGSNPTQGSELCSAVELMYSLETILGITGDTAFADHLERVAFNALPTQITDDFMYKQYFQQANQVMVTRHIRNFDVLQHGTNLVYGLLSGYPCCASNMHQGWPKFTQNLWHATPDNGLAALVYSPSEVTAKVADGRRVKITEDTYYPMDDRIRFTVQIEDKGVSEINFPLHLRIPGWCKKAEISVNGKPERSAAAGEIAVIRRAWKSGDVLELSLPMQVSTSTWYENSIAVERGPLVYALRMEEQWTKKKFPDEDVTRYGEHYYEVTSPDNWNYGIVNFNRKKTAEHFKVTVDPSRQKAKYFWNLKNAPVQIKVKAKRIPHWKLYNEMTGPIPFTRLKPGDDYGQPEEEITLIPYGCTTLRISQFPVVK
- the gcvP gene encoding aminomethyl-transferring glycine dehydrogenase; the encoded protein is MTNPTPAETVSDVFAPRHNSPTEADVAKMLETLGQPSLDALIDATVPAGIRLGREMKLPAAAGESDALAELLAVARQNEMRRSFIGRGYYGTRTPSVIRRAILENPGWYTAYTPYQAEISQGRLEALLNFQTLVTDLTALDIANASLLDEATAAAEAMTLCHRMANNAARNTFFVSDACHPQTIDLIRTRAEPLGINVVTGDHAKAAPDATWCGAIVQYPDTRGNICDYAGFFARAHEAGALCVVAADLLALTLLRAPGEFGADVAVGSTQRLGVPMGFGGPHAGYMATKDACKRQMPGRLVGVSKDAQGAPALRLALGTREQHIRRDKATSNICTAQVLLAVMASMYAVYHGPEGLRKIARRAHAHTLRLQSALQAAGIATNDAPVFDTLCIQNVDASVIHARASAKQVNLRAIDASTVGVSLDETTTDADVEDLIQIIAGKSVSPIPQSAIRNPHFRTSAFLTHPVFNSYHTEHEMLRYIKRLEARDLSLCHSMISLGSCTMKLNAASEMLPITWPEFAALHPFAPAEQARGYEKLFSDLETWLAEITGFAAVSLQPNSGANGEYAGIITIRRYLIAQGQGRRNICLIPVSAHGTNPATAVMAGMKVVVVACDAAGNIDVADLRAKAAEHADNLAAIMVTYPSTHGVFEAPIREICDIVHSHGGQVYMDGANMNAQVGLTSPGHIGADVCHLNLHKTFAIPHGGGGPGVGPIGVAKHLAPFLPGHSQYNTPGAVSAAPHGSASVQPITWMYIRMMGAAGLTMATKLAILNANYIARRLDAHYPILYKGATGHVAHECIIDCRQFKKHGIEVDDIAKRLQDYNYHAPTMSFPVPGTLMIEPTESESLVELDRFCDALIAIAKEIADVVEGRADKTNNVLKNAPHTAKVVCADTWDRPYSREQAAFPTAWVREHKFWPSVGRVDNVYGDRNLVCSCPPLPADA